The Candidatus Cloacimonadota bacterium genome includes a window with the following:
- a CDS encoding tetratricopeptide repeat protein, with amino-acid sequence RFGTPEIKPQTLFEISFCYYMDKKYQKAIDLFNAILPKISERNVKVETIYWIGESYYGLEKYDKAIETFLKIVYDYGDLAQWDVNANIKIAMAYEQLNKFDKAKLFYNSIINKYGSDSKWGKEAQKFLDALP; translated from the coding sequence AGATTCGGAACACCCGAGATAAAACCTCAAACTCTTTTTGAAATCTCATTCTGCTATTATATGGATAAAAAGTATCAGAAAGCCATTGACTTGTTTAATGCGATTTTACCAAAAATCTCCGAAAGAAATGTTAAAGTAGAAACTATATATTGGATTGGTGAGTCATATTATGGCCTGGAGAAATATGATAAGGCTATTGAAACCTTTTTAAAAATTGTTTATGATTATGGTGACCTTGCACAATGGGATGTAAATGCTAATATTAAGATTGCTATGGCTTATGAACAGCTCAATAAATTTGACAAAGCAAAACTTTTCTATAACAGTATAATTAATAAATATGGCTCTGATAGTAAGTGGGGCAAAGAAGCTCAGAAATTTTTGGATGCTTTACCTTAA
- a CDS encoding tetratricopeptide repeat protein, whose translation MKKLYLVIILLFIADSIFADAQDEFQFAKKMFDDTLYEESIGKFREIIQKYPTSLEAEASQLYIGNSYMELKLYDDAGLVFQHLVDAYPNSKFVPNAIYKLAESQFRDKSYAAAARNYQQLINNYPQSPFSILSLEKVIKSFQLSKQYNEAILTAQNILRHYTGQPQTPKIFLLLADLYFENNMPEQYELALEKIIIDYSSSESKWIAIGKLAKYYLATERSEKAIAIIQNSLNEIVPRKYEKTLLLLYADILFQIKNYKSAKANYQSYFRKFDTEPNLDKVAYKIALTNFELEDYQEVLQNCSDFKTEFQKSEFIPEVYLLMAQVYYKQSDYQMALQQLSIENFINASKKIKFQVYQLQIEIYKHQNLYEKAITNYLDLIKNFDDFVAADSCYFQIAIIYQKILNNYESAINYYQMILNTYPQTKFWQKIQFEMADCYQNMKQYEKALNILQLAINQGSLSADMEKRINEDIHYIKKYKIKEKDAALENLMDCFIDYIRNNDDIEAFASIIKIYRDDLKEYKKAIEIFKQNKYLEKNPEFLLLEGETYQNLAIKLEYENNVEAETYYQKAIETFQTIVSNFEYIKETSYAEYYLIDLKIRKYKVGSDDYINKLKEYSSEFIEKYSTFPEIGNVYYNLAKALVFSGGDEQSIIRNLQQAITLTYDENIRNSAYSLLGDIYLKNESFQAAVTQYNKLNSEFVFNNSNLLFNLAFAEMKLNHYAKGAEYFQNFVDHFKQHKRYWEGVRNLAEIYKELNLIDKAISNYETLSENHPDDVILRELRDLYTFTKNFENAIKISTRIQERTNEDRRTLAEIYLQKGSKGLAILQYEKVVENESDFDKKLHDIKKLADINYELTDYSKAVENYTKIVDLTSNNKNRFEEIPYLNWKEIGENLIVSLYKRKSRKDAEEYEKLFKKFIKDSIEIKSHILLERGIYYINIDNDKANKIFNQIIKDYSETVYAEDALFQQALMGLEEKDFDLAQEKLQNLITKYPSSELVNNSYLKLGSISFTEGDFQKALERYQFVIQNDKKGNLALKAIENFALTCKSMGEWMLAIEAYQMLLDRFGTPEIKPQTLFEISFCYYMDKKYQKAIDLFNAILPKISER comes from the coding sequence ATGAAAAAATTATATTTAGTAATTATTCTATTATTTATTGCAGATTCAATTTTTGCAGATGCTCAAGACGAATTTCAATTCGCCAAAAAGATGTTTGATGATACATTATATGAAGAATCAATTGGCAAATTTCGTGAAATAATACAGAAATATCCTACATCATTAGAGGCAGAAGCTTCTCAACTTTATATTGGAAACTCTTATATGGAGCTCAAATTATATGATGATGCAGGCTTGGTATTCCAGCATCTCGTTGATGCATATCCAAATTCCAAATTTGTTCCTAATGCAATTTATAAGTTGGCAGAAAGCCAATTCAGAGACAAAAGTTATGCAGCTGCTGCACGGAACTATCAGCAACTCATAAATAATTATCCCCAAAGTCCCTTTTCTATTTTGTCATTAGAAAAAGTTATTAAATCTTTTCAACTTTCAAAACAGTATAATGAAGCTATTCTTACCGCCCAAAATATTTTAAGACACTATACTGGTCAACCACAAACGCCTAAAATCTTTCTTCTTCTTGCTGATTTGTATTTTGAGAATAATATGCCCGAGCAATATGAATTGGCATTGGAGAAGATTATCATTGATTATAGTTCTTCAGAATCAAAATGGATTGCAATAGGAAAATTAGCTAAGTATTATTTGGCTACAGAAAGGTCAGAGAAAGCAATTGCGATAATTCAAAACAGTTTAAACGAAATAGTTCCTAGAAAATATGAGAAAACTCTTTTGCTGCTTTACGCAGATATACTATTCCAGATTAAAAATTATAAATCGGCAAAGGCAAATTATCAGTCATATTTTAGGAAATTTGATACAGAACCCAATTTAGACAAAGTCGCATATAAAATTGCCCTTACCAATTTTGAACTTGAAGATTATCAGGAAGTATTGCAAAACTGTTCAGATTTTAAAACAGAGTTTCAAAAGAGCGAATTTATTCCTGAAGTGTATCTTTTAATGGCTCAAGTTTATTATAAACAATCTGATTATCAAATGGCATTACAACAGCTCTCAATAGAAAATTTTATTAATGCTTCAAAGAAGATTAAATTTCAAGTTTACCAACTTCAGATAGAGATTTATAAACATCAGAATCTGTACGAAAAGGCTATTACAAATTATTTGGATTTGATAAAGAATTTTGATGATTTTGTGGCTGCAGATAGTTGCTACTTTCAAATAGCTATTATTTATCAAAAGATTCTCAACAATTATGAGTCTGCAATTAATTATTATCAGATGATTCTAAATACCTATCCACAAACTAAATTCTGGCAAAAAATCCAATTTGAAATGGCAGATTGCTATCAAAATATGAAACAGTATGAAAAAGCGCTTAATATTTTACAGCTTGCAATAAATCAGGGAAGCCTGAGTGCTGATATGGAAAAAAGGATTAATGAGGATATTCATTATATTAAGAAATATAAGATAAAAGAAAAAGATGCTGCACTTGAAAACCTTATGGATTGTTTTATTGATTATATCAGAAATAATGATGACATAGAAGCTTTCGCATCAATTATTAAGATTTATAGAGATGACCTAAAAGAATATAAAAAAGCAATTGAAATTTTTAAGCAGAATAAATATCTTGAAAAAAATCCAGAATTTTTATTATTAGAAGGAGAAACCTATCAAAATTTAGCAATAAAATTGGAATATGAAAATAATGTAGAAGCAGAAACTTATTACCAGAAAGCTATAGAAACCTTTCAAACCATTGTAAGTAACTTTGAGTATATTAAAGAAACATCTTATGCTGAATATTACCTAATTGACCTTAAAATAAGGAAATATAAGGTTGGTTCTGATGATTACATAAACAAACTAAAGGAATATTCATCAGAATTTATTGAAAAATACAGCACTTTTCCTGAAATCGGAAATGTTTATTATAATCTTGCAAAAGCTTTGGTTTTTTCTGGTGGTGACGAACAATCAATTATAAGGAATCTACAACAAGCAATAACATTAACTTATGATGAAAATATTAGAAATTCTGCCTATTCACTTCTTGGTGATATTTATCTAAAGAATGAAAGTTTTCAAGCTGCAGTTACTCAATACAATAAGCTTAATTCTGAATTTGTATTTAATAATAGCAATTTATTGTTTAATCTTGCATTTGCGGAGATGAAATTAAATCATTATGCAAAAGGTGCAGAATATTTTCAAAATTTTGTGGACCACTTTAAACAGCACAAAAGGTATTGGGAAGGTGTTAGGAATTTAGCTGAAATCTATAAAGAATTAAATCTTATAGATAAAGCGATATCTAATTATGAAACCCTTTCGGAAAACCATCCTGATGATGTTATTCTCAGAGAGTTGAGAGATTTGTATACATTCACTAAAAATTTTGAAAATGCTATTAAAATATCAACAAGAATTCAAGAAAGAACAAATGAAGACAGGAGGACTTTGGCAGAAATTTATTTACAAAAAGGCAGTAAGGGTTTAGCAATTTTACAATATGAAAAAGTAGTTGAAAATGAATCTGATTTTGATAAGAAATTGCATGATATAAAAAAGTTAGCAGACATCAATTATGAGTTAACTGATTATTCAAAGGCAGTAGAAAATTATACAAAGATTGTTGATTTAACCTCAAATAATAAAAATCGTTTTGAAGAGATACCTTATTTGAACTGGAAAGAAATAGGTGAAAATCTTATTGTTTCATTATACAAACGGAAATCAAGGAAAGATGCTGAAGAATATGAAAAACTCTTTAAGAAATTTATTAAAGATAGTATTGAAATAAAATCACATATACTTCTTGAAAGAGGAATTTATTATATTAATATTGATAATGATAAAGCAAATAAAATATTCAATCAAATAATAAAAGATTATAGTGAAACTGTGTATGCAGAGGATGCTTTGTTCCAGCAGGCTTTAATGGGTTTAGAAGAGAAGGATTTTGATCTTGCACAGGAAAAATTACAAAATTTGATAACAAAATATCCAAGTTCAGAATTAGTGAATAATTCATACCTGAAACTTGGTTCAATAAGTTTTACTGAAGGCGATTTTCAGAAGGCTTTGGAACGATATCAATTTGTTATTCAAAATGACAAGAAAGGCAATTTGGCTCTTAAAGCAATTGAGAACTTTGCTTTGACTTGTAAGTCTATGGGAGAGTGGATGTTGGCTATAGAGGCATATCAAATGTTATTAGATAGATTCGGAACACCCGAGATAAAACCTCAAACTCTTTTTGAAATCTCATTCTGCTATTATATGGATAAAAAGTATCAGAAAGCCATTGACTTGTTTAATGCGATTTTACCAAAAATCTCCGAAAGAA
- a CDS encoding ABC transporter ATP-binding protein, which produces MKNIRSILSYLKPYTKTIFLGLLCLLFVDSLMMVIPQIERHVIDSLRLPNFTVNKLFLFGVLVFGLAIVMAIFRFLWRIFLITNSYKVERQIRNDYYGHLQNLSIRFFQKHKTGNLMAYATNDLRAVRMLFGPGIVIFCDMIFMTFFSIILMSRIDWRLTIYVIIPLPLVTFVMIFFGRRLHKLFKSIQKTFATLSDRVQESISGIAVIKSFVRENSYEDRVGEIAEELVDKNMKLVRIWGIFFPFMFAIVGVSLLLTLYFGGTKTILNEITIGEFVAFNSYLHLLIWPFIAIGWVVNLYQRGTASLNRIQEIMKEKPEIIDSSEVDKSIKILKGNIEFRNLKYSYPDNDYVVLDGISFSINSGETLAIVGRTGEGKSTIIKLLTRLFNPPKNSIYLDGKEICQIPLNVLRKNMGIVMQDIFLFLTSIEDNIKFARNDVSKNKIVESTQMSHFYNDIMGFDSKFDSIVGERGVSLSGGQRQRLAISRALIKDAPILILDDAFSSVDTQTEEGILSNLKELQKNKTTLIIAHRISTMQHADKIIVLDKGKIAERGNHETLVKKNGIYTNIYNKQKLREELEM; this is translated from the coding sequence ATGAAAAATATAAGATCAATTCTATCGTATCTAAAACCTTATACAAAGACAATATTCTTAGGGCTTTTATGTCTTTTATTTGTTGATAGTCTTATGATGGTGATTCCTCAGATTGAAAGGCATGTCATCGATTCATTACGGTTACCAAATTTTACAGTTAACAAATTATTTCTTTTCGGTGTTTTAGTATTTGGTCTTGCTATTGTAATGGCAATCTTCCGATTTTTATGGAGAATTTTCTTAATTACAAATTCATACAAAGTTGAGCGACAGATTCGTAATGACTATTATGGACATTTGCAAAATCTATCTATTAGGTTTTTTCAAAAGCATAAAACAGGCAATTTGATGGCTTATGCGACCAATGATTTAAGAGCAGTTCGTATGCTTTTTGGCCCAGGTATTGTAATTTTTTGTGATATGATTTTTATGACATTTTTTAGCATAATATTAATGTCTCGCATTGATTGGAGATTAACAATTTATGTTATCATACCTTTGCCATTAGTGACTTTTGTAATGATATTTTTTGGACGAAGGCTTCACAAACTTTTTAAAAGTATTCAAAAAACATTTGCCACTCTATCTGATAGAGTCCAGGAGAGCATATCTGGTATCGCGGTTATTAAGTCATTTGTGAGAGAAAATTCTTATGAAGATCGTGTAGGTGAGATTGCTGAGGAACTTGTAGACAAGAATATGAAACTTGTAAGAATCTGGGGTATATTCTTTCCATTTATGTTTGCAATTGTCGGCGTGAGCCTACTTCTTACTCTTTACTTTGGCGGAACAAAAACTATACTTAATGAGATAACTATTGGAGAATTTGTTGCATTCAATAGCTATTTACATTTATTGATATGGCCATTTATTGCGATTGGCTGGGTTGTTAATCTCTATCAAAGAGGAACAGCTTCTCTAAATAGAATACAAGAGATTATGAAAGAAAAACCTGAGATTATTGATTCGTCAGAGGTGGATAAATCTATTAAAATTTTAAAGGGTAATATTGAGTTTAGAAATCTAAAATATTCCTATCCGGACAACGATTATGTAGTGTTAGATGGGATTTCGTTTTCAATAAATTCTGGAGAAACATTAGCAATTGTTGGTAGAACTGGTGAGGGAAAAAGTACAATAATTAAACTATTAACAAGGTTATTTAACCCCCCAAAGAATTCAATATATCTTGATGGTAAAGAGATATGCCAGATTCCACTCAATGTTTTAAGAAAGAATATGGGCATTGTTATGCAGGATATATTTCTCTTTTTAACTTCTATTGAAGATAATATAAAATTTGCAAGAAACGATGTCTCTAAAAATAAAATAGTTGAATCAACACAAATGTCACATTTTTATAATGATATAATGGGATTTGATTCAAAATTTGATTCAATTGTTGGTGAAAGAGGAGTGTCTTTGTCTGGTGGACAAAGGCAGAGACTTGCAATTTCAAGAGCTTTGATTAAAGATGCTCCAATACTAATTTTGGATGATGCATTTTCATCTGTAGATACTCAAACCGAAGAAGGAATTCTATCTAATCTTAAAGAATTGCAGAAGAATAAAACTACTTTAATCATTGCGCATCGCATCTCAACAATGCAGCATGCTGATAAGATAATTGTTTTGGATAAGGGCAAGATTGCTGAACGAGGTAATCATGAAACCCTTGTAAAGAAAAATGGTATATACACAAATATTTATAATAAACAAAAACTTAGAGAAGAGCTTGAGATGTAG
- a CDS encoding ABC transporter ATP-binding protein — MSLSFENINFRYNNKFSQNTLIFSNFSLYIKKGEKVGIFGKTGTGKTTLVKFITKEEKLQKGRIIFQNKDIRKAKNPFERISILFQKPEKQFVFPNIKDEIDFILNGREEETDSKINELAKEFGFNLKLYWDRNIYSFSPGELKLIQIILVLSAEKPYLILDDPFLFLDEEQIKIFKKILLNHNNSTILIFARNQVGFEELINREVIL; from the coding sequence ATGAGCTTGTCTTTTGAAAATATTAACTTTAGATATAATAATAAATTTTCTCAAAATACTCTAATTTTTTCCAATTTCTCATTATATATTAAAAAAGGAGAAAAGGTTGGTATTTTTGGTAAAACTGGAACTGGTAAGACCACTTTGGTAAAGTTTATCACAAAGGAAGAAAAGTTGCAAAAAGGAAGAATAATTTTCCAGAATAAGGATATAAGAAAAGCAAAAAACCCATTTGAGAGAATCTCAATCCTTTTCCAGAAACCTGAAAAGCAGTTTGTGTTCCCAAATATAAAAGATGAAATTGATTTCATTTTGAATGGAAGAGAAGAGGAAACAGATTCAAAAATTAATGAACTTGCAAAAGAATTTGGGTTCAATCTGAAATTATATTGGGATAGAAATATTTATTCTTTTTCTCCTGGAGAGCTGAAATTGATACAGATTATTCTAGTTCTATCTGCTGAAAAACCGTATTTGATTTTAGATGACCCTTTTCTTTTTCTGGATGAGGAGCAGATCAAAATTTTCAAAAAAATTCTATTGAATCATAATAACAGCACTATTTTGATATTTGCAAGGAATCAAGTGGGTTTTGAAGAGTTGATTAACCGAGAGGTAATTTTATAA